One Ricinus communis isolate WT05 ecotype wild-type chromosome 7, ASM1957865v1, whole genome shotgun sequence genomic region harbors:
- the LOC8269104 gene encoding trans-resveratrol di-O-methyltransferase, whose amino-acid sequence MELINGDCGNELLQAHAHVWSHAFSFIKSMSLKCAVELGIPDIIHNHGQPMTLSELVAGLPHVLPSKSHHVCRLMRVLTHSGFFTLQKASDNRDEDGYLLTKPCLLLLKDSPISARPYLFAVLDPILTKPWDCLSSWFQNDDSKCSPFSIAHGKTFWDLASHEARFNSIFNEAMASDSSVVREVVISKCKDVFMGLNSLVDVGGSTGIMAKAIVETFPELKCTVLDLPHVVAGMQDDHNLSFLGGDMFESIPPADAIMLKMIFHVLGDEDCLKLLKKCKEAITSNNGERPGKVIIIDTVMGNKDWIKQSTETIQLYDLEMMVLVSGQERTEKEWAKLFFDAGFSSYNINPILGLRSIIEVFP is encoded by the exons atggAGTTGATTAATGGAGACTGTGGAAATGAGCTACTCCAAGCTCATGCTCACGTATGGAGTCATGCATTCAGCTTCATCAAATCCATGTCACTGAAATGTGCAGTTGAATTAGGCATACCGGATATCATCCACAACCATGGCCAACCCATGACTCTTTCTGAGCTTGTTGCTGGTCTACCTCATGTCCTTCCATCAAAATCCCACCACGTCTGTCGTCTTATGCGAGTTCTTACTCATTCAGGCTTCTTTACTTTGCAGAAAGCTAGCGACAATCGCGACGAAGATGGCTACTTGCTTACCAAACCTTGTCTTCTTCTCCTTAAGGACAGTCCCATCAGCGCTAGACCATATTTATTTGCAGTTCTCGATCCTATTCTTACCAAACCATGGGATTGCTTGAGCTCATGGTTCCAAAATGACGACTCCAAGTGCAGCCCATTTAGTATCGCGCATGGAAAAACATTCTGGGATCTTGCTAGCCATGAAGCTAGGTTTAACTCTATCTTTAATGAGGCCATGGCTAGTGATAGCTCAGTTGTCAGGGAGGTAGTTATTAGCAAGTGTAAGGATGTGTTCATGGGGCTGAATTCGCTTGTTGATGTAGGAGGCAGCACAGGAATTATGGCCAAGGCCATAGTTGAAACATTCCCGGAGTTAAAGTGCACTGTTTTGGATCTCCCACACGTGGTTGCTGGTATGCAAGATGACCATAATTTGAGTTTTCTTGGAGGTGATATGTTTGAGTCCATTCCTCCTGCAGATGCAATCATGTTAAAG ATGATATTTCATGTATTGGGGGACGAAGATTGCCTGAAGTTACTCAAGAAATGCAAAGAGGCCATAACAAGTAACAATGGGGAGAGGCCCGGAAAGGTGATAATCATAGACACAGTGATGGGAAATAAAGATTGGATTAAGCAATCAACTGAGACCATACAGCTCTATGATCTTGAAATGATGGTCCTTGTCTCCGGTCAGGAGAGGACCGAGAAAGAGTGGGCTAAGCTCTTCTTTGATGCTGGATTTAGCAGCTACAATATAAACCCTATTCTAGGCTTAAGGTCAATCATTGAGGTTTTTCCTTAA